A window of the Cannabis sativa cultivar Pink pepper isolate KNU-18-1 chromosome X, ASM2916894v1, whole genome shotgun sequence genome harbors these coding sequences:
- the LOC115710972 gene encoding uncharacterized protein LOC115710972, whose translation MGFTKEQLLARLQELKIDYSKYEHPVVLTVEAQAKYVGNLEGALSKNLFLKDKKNRLYIVSALSDTKVDLKVLSARLGLGKGGLRMAPEEALGEILQVPLGCVTPFALVNESARLVSLLLDQGFKRQERCFFHPLSNDTSISLNVSGLDTFLKSLGRDPTYVDLEANPTIGKDQPPDLGYLVPVDSVVLPNPPESLTSSTGSSEKYTTSADVVSTKSSDKVSKPSVNPQNAKNKPVKGVNPPCYIANVNRFVEEILDKTSALLLTEISEESIKQHGEQLGTVVSNNVKSRLISELNSTTTTFKNAAYTEGFHAGVQHHPKRTY comes from the exons ATGGGTTTCACCAAGGAACAGTTGCTTGCCCGTTTACAG GAACTTAAAATTGATTATTCGAAGTATGAACATCCTGTTGTTTTGACGGTTGAAGCTCAG GCGAAATATGTGGGGAATTTAGAGGGTGCACTGAGCAAGAATTTATTTCTGAAG GATAAGAAGAATAGGTTATACATTGTTTCTGCTTTGTCTGATACTAAGGTGGATTTGAAAG TTCTATCCGCAAGGCTTGGTTTGGGAAAAGGAGGTTTGAGAATGGCTCCTGAAGAAGCATTAGGTGAAATACTCCAG GTACCTTTAGGTTGTGTTACACCATTCGCATTGGTGAATGAATCAGCACG ACTTGTCTCTTTATTGTTGGATCAAGGGTTTAAAAGACAGGAACGCTGCTTCTTCCATCCACTCTCAAATGACACATCGATTT CTCTTAATGTCTCAGGCCTTGACACATTTCTTAAATCATTGGGGAGAGATCCCACATATGTGGACTTGGAG GCTAACCCCACTATTGGAAAGGATCAGCCTCCTGATCTAGGTTACCTTGTTCCTGTTGATTCAGTGGTTCTCCCAAATCCTCCAGAAAGCTTAACTTCATCTACAGGCTCTTCTGAGAAATATACTACTTCTGCAGATGTTGTGTCCACAAAAAGTTCTG ATAAGGTGTCAAAGCCATCAGTCAATCCGCAAAATGCAAAAAATAAGCCAGTCAAAGGAGTAAACCCCCCTTGCTATATAGCTAATGTCAACAGATTTGTTGAAGAGATATTGGATAAAACATCTGCGCTATTGCTCACCGAG ATTTCGGAGGAGAGTATTAAGCAACACGGAGAACAGCTGGGAACAGTAGTATCCAATAATGTTAAAAGCAGACTTATTTCAGAGTTGAACAGCACAACC